The Haloprofundus salinisoli region GTTTGAGGCGGTTCTCCGAGTGGTTGAGAAGCGTCCCGGTCGCGCCCGCTTCGGCGGCGGCCTCCGCGAGCGTGCTACCGGTGTGGCTGCCGTACTCGACGGGGCTGACGTGTTGGGCCCACGTCTCGACGTCGGTTTCGGCGACGCGCGAGAGGTGCGCCGCCTGCGGCGCGACGGCGATTCGGACGCCGGAGTCGTCGGAGACCTCGCGGGCGGCCGACGCTACTTCGACGGGGTCGCACGGGTACGCCTTCAGGTTCACCAGGATGAACATACCGATAGAGGCGGCGGGGACGGCAAATAGGTTCGTCTTCCCGACGCCGAGCGAGCACCGCGTTCGACGTTCGAGTCGATCGAACGGCGGCGGTATTGACGCCTTACAGCGAGTAAGCGAGGTATAGCTATATTCGCTCCGCGACTATGTGAGGGTATGCCAGGGGAGCAGAAGTGAGTGCGGGGAGTTCGCCGCAGGTCGAGGAGGTGCTCGAGGCGCTCAGGCCCGTGGTACAGGGGGTCGCCTTCTGGGCGGCGGTAGTGATACCGGCAATTCTCATCGTGCTGATCGTCACGAAACCGGGATTACAAGGAGAACGGGGAGTGTGGTTTCTCGTCTTGCTCGTATTGAACCTGATCGCACTCGTCGTCGGTCACCGCCACAACCGGTAGCGCGACTCAGTCTTTCCGCTTGACGACGTCGCCGAGCGTCGTCGTCGTCGACCCGCCGCCGGACCACTCGGTGTCGTCGGCGCTCCCGCCCTCGGTGAGCGAGATGTCGAGTTTGCGTTCGAGCTTCTTCCGCACGGCGTCGCTCGGGAGGATGTCGCCGCGTTCGAGCTTTCGGATGAGACTCGCCTTCTCGTTGAGTAGCTTGGCGAGGTCCTCCTGGCTGAGGCTCTCGGCCTCGCGGGCCTGGCGAATACGGTCGTCGTAGTCGCCGACGATCTCGTCCATGTCGTCGAACATGTCGCGGCGACGTCGGCGCGACCCGCCCGAAGAGGACGAAGACGAGGAGGACGAACTGGAGGAGGACCCCGACTTCCCGGTCGACGAGGTGGAGTACTTCGTCGACGCGGAACTGGTAGACTCAGTGCGGACCTCGGTCCCGAACCCCTTGCAGTTCTCACAGAGTTCGAGTTCGGCACCTTCGACTTTCGTGGTTGTGAGCGATGCCTGCTCGGCACCACACATCTCGCACTGTGGCATACGCTCCGTAGACGACGACGTGGTATAAAATACACGACGGCAGCGTCGGCGTCCGGTTCAGTTCAGGTCCGACCACGCGCCCCAGAAACGCTGGAGCGCGGTGAGGTGGCCGACAACGGCGAACAGCACGAGCAGCAGGCCGACCGCAGAGAGTCCCGCGACCAACGGCCCGGGAACGACGGCGGCGACGACGCCGACGACGCCGACGAGCGCGAGGCGGTCCGCGCGGCCCAGCAGACCGCCGTACTGGCGGCCGAGGCCGACCGCCTGAATCTGCGTCCCCAGATAGGAGGTCATCAGCACGCCCGTCACGGCCGCGAGGCCGAGGCCGTAGCGACTGACTCCCGCTGCGAGGCCGACCAGTACGGCGATGTCGGCGTACCGGTCGAGAACGTGGTCCAAGAGATCGCCGCCCGAGGAGGCGACGCCCTGTTCGCGGGCGAGTGCGCCGTCTAAGAGGTCCAGCCAGCCGTTGACGAAGACGAAAAACGCTCCCAAAACGTACCACAGCGTCGCGTCGGCGGAGGCGATCCAGAACGCGCCGCCGGCGGCAATGGCGAAGCCGAAGGCGATGACGCTCACGCCGTCGGGCGTCAGTCCCAACTTGTTCGCCCCCGTGACGAGCGGGTCGAGCATCCGGTCTGCGACGGGGCGCAGTTGGTCAAGCGTCATAGATACTCCAGATAGTCGACCGTGCCGGCCGACGGCTCCCGCTCGCCGGCGACGACGGCGCGAATCGCGTCGGCGACGGCCGCCGGCGACCGGTCGGTCGTCTCGATCTCGTACACGGAGTCGACACCGTGTTCCTCGACCGCCTCGGCGAGAATCACGTCGAGCGCTTCGCTCTCTCGGTTCTCACGAGCTTCGCGAGTGCGGGCTCGAGGCGACTTCGTCGACGCAACGTTTTCGGCCGCCCTCGCGTCGCTCTCGCCTCGGTCGAGCAGGCGAGATTCGAGCACGTCCGGGCGACAGCGGAGCACGACGACCCGGTCGGCGGGAAGCAAGTGCGCGAGATGCGATTCGACGAGAGTCACGTCGGAGTCGTCGTCGCCCGCTTCGCCGTACTCCTCGTCGACCCAGGATTCGAGCGCGTCGACGTCGACGACGAGCGAGTCGCGCTCCTCGTCACGTTCGGTCCAAAACTCCCGGTCGCGCACCTCGTCGTTGAGGTGGGCGACGGCGAACTCGTCTTCCAACAGCGCCGTCGCGCTCGTCTTGCCGGTGCCGGGCGTCCCGGTGACGACGACTCTCATACTTTGGCCTCGGTCAGCACGCGGTTGAGCGTCTCCACCGCGCGCTTCGTCTGTTCCTCGCTGCCGCAGGAGATGCGGATGCAGGCCGGGAGGCCGAAACTCGAACAGTCGCGGACGATGAC contains the following coding sequences:
- a CDS encoding multiprotein bridging factor aMBF1, which encodes MPQCEMCGAEQASLTTTKVEGAELELCENCKGFGTEVRTESTSSASTKYSTSSTGKSGSSSSSSSSSSSSSGGSRRRRRDMFDDMDEIVGDYDDRIRQAREAESLSQEDLAKLLNEKASLIRKLERGDILPSDAVRKKLERKLDISLTEGGSADDTEWSGGGSTTTTLGDVVKRKD
- a CDS encoding CDP-alcohol phosphatidyltransferase family protein, with the protein product MTLDQLRPVADRMLDPLVTGANKLGLTPDGVSVIAFGFAIAAGGAFWIASADATLWYVLGAFFVFVNGWLDLLDGALAREQGVASSGGDLLDHVLDRYADIAVLVGLAAGVSRYGLGLAAVTGVLMTSYLGTQIQAVGLGRQYGGLLGRADRLALVGVVGVVAAVVPGPLVAGLSAVGLLLVLFAVVGHLTALQRFWGAWSDLN
- a CDS encoding adenylate kinase family protein; amino-acid sequence: MRVVVTGTPGTGKTSATALLEDEFAVAHLNDEVRDREFWTERDEERDSLVVDVDALESWVDEEYGEAGDDDSDVTLVESHLAHLLPADRVVVLRCRPDVLESRLLDRGESDARAAENVASTKSPRARTREARENRESEALDVILAEAVEEHGVDSVYEIETTDRSPAAVADAIRAVVAGEREPSAGTVDYLEYL